Genomic DNA from Lactuca sativa cultivar Salinas chromosome 8, Lsat_Salinas_v11, whole genome shotgun sequence:
gattcttgtttaggttgtgttggctaaatatCGCTAGATCTTCATTTCGAGTTTTTGGTTGTCTACTGttattccgaaacttagaaaaatcataacttcctcatacgaagtcggatttggacgttctttttatgaaaattatcggtttaacaaatactacgactttcatttatatcactaaggctaaaaagtagtttatcaaaaactcggtttttacgtcattcggtgtCGTCGcggttttgtcgcgaatcttcgattggtcataacttcttcattataactcggatttcgatgaggttttcaccaaaatatttctaacgagattctttacaactttcaataataagattttacttatttcaaattttatattttcattaaatttcaatattcgcattttaattggaatctcataagacttctaatattttccgagtgattctaaacatagttttactttatttctaATAAAAACTATCCGTTAGAACTCAATAATCATAATtctataatatttcataatattattcctttttaaaattttacaaaacacgaattcaaaacgtgtatgttacatttatgcatacaatgatgACATTGTACGAAACAAGTATGGGGTAGGGGTCAAAAAAGGATTTTCAGGCCTTAAAACTATTATTAGAAAATTGCTAGaatttcaaaaaaatatttaattatatagaCTTGTAAAAATAACCTAATTTTGAAAATCTAATAcatttataaaattttgatattATTGCATTTGGACTAATTTGCTAGTGTTATACATGGCAGTTTAATACGAACTCTAAGATTTTGTTAAGCTAATATGTTATAATGTATTTGTGAGTTCTCAGTCCTAGTAAAATCATGAGACAAATACGCAACCTTGTGTAGTTTGAGGGACATAATAAATTTTTCTTTGTGAATACCTAGACCCATTAAAAAGACTAATGGTGACGATTTATCTCTTTGGTCCTTTATGTTAAAATAAAACGAATCAATTTTCCAAGTTTATCTATTTAATTTTTTGCATTGTTGAGTctagatatatataaaaaaataattaatagttcATGAGTGGAACCAATCTGCGACCTTTGAGACTCGTTGAGTATTCCCCCCGAGAATCTTTACACTTATCCACCTATTTATAAAAGCTTAGATGAATGGGAAGATTATATTATAtagtatttttctttttaaagttgAGTCACTTGGAATTTGGCAATTAATTTTGAAACGAAATGGGATAAATAAAATGACATAGGTGGTAGGAAATTCAGAATTGAAAGTTGTTTAAAATAAGTGGGAAACGTTTATGAGGATTGTTAGTATATAGGGCTTGGGAAGTATTAGTAAGTTCAATCAGGATTGCTCTGGGTGATGTTGTTATTCGGTGTTCTATGTGATGTATTAAAAtaagttttgcttgagggcaagcaaaagacaagtgtggggtattttgatattgtcatatttatacatacGTTTATGcattatttatttgaattatattttgttaaaatacaaagatatttggtacttataaTGTATAATAACTATTTAGCAGCCAAAGATGAGATTCTCAAGTAAAAAGATTAATGAACTTGAAGAAAGTTGGAAACTTGGAGCTTACATTGAGAGGAGAAGAGAGAAGGAAATTGAGCATATTGAAGTTTCCACAATGTGGGCAATTACATCCCACGATGTGGCATTTGACATCTTCTCGATTCAAGCATGAAGATGTTTTTCACTATGTGACCATCTATTGGTCACGACATGACTACGTGTCAATCATAGAATCTTCTTTGGACTTGCATGGAAGCCTTGGTACACACAGGATTAATATGTTTCCCACGATGTGACACTCATATTGTCACAATGTGGCGACTAATTTTAAGGTGAGTATATatttctgactttaggtcaaaatCAGAAGACTTTTGGCGGGGAGTTGCGATTGAAAAGCAACTAAAACCCTTCTAAGAACCCTTGGAAGGCAGAAGAAGATTATAGATCAAGAGTTTAAGATATTAGAGCATGAATACCACATAATTCATTTGGTTTGCCTAGACTTAATCATGTTTAACCTAGCTTTCTATTTGATTGGGTGTTTTTCTTCTGTAATTATGGACTAATACCctttaactttcatttagattagatGATCCCTAATACTATATGTTAGTTTCTTTTTTCATAGATTATTGAAGTTGGCTTAGCTTCTGTTTGATAAATCACTACCTAATatgttaaagtttctatctttattGCTTATCATTCAAGTTTGTGTGTAGTTAGATGACCATTATGATTGCATAAACTTGTTGCCTAGTTAAATTAGTAGAGCTAGTGATTCATCAAATCCTAGATTAGATGATAAGTTTAGTTGCTTAAATTGTGTTAGAGAGCATTACTTGATCATAATATGTGCTTTGGTTATTTGTCTTGTTCATAGATAATTAATCcttagatttattatttatagcCCAAAATCTTTATAGTTAATTAAGTGTCCCGCTTGTACAAGACCATTGCCTTGCCTGGTAGTGCATGAATTAGTGAAAATATTAGGAGCTCGGACTAAGACCTCTAGTAACATTTATATGGGTAACCAACTGAAATTAACCATAGGAAAAAGGGTGATTCGAAGCTAAATGGAAGTATCTTTATTTCGTGAATTTAAAATCGTCATTGTTTTTGTTTAAaagtttttattaattaatttaagttaatctgaacttgtaaaatcagataaacccccccccccccccccccccccccccccaaatctttagttgtttttctagtttaatgAGAAATTCTAACTAACGCATCACCAATCCTCGTTTGTGTTCTGGCATGTTCTGCGTTCCATTATATCATCTactttcaaaaagaaaagaaattctTGCTAACGCATTGTACTTCTGAAAACAACTCATTTATAGCGTTATACTTCTAGAAATCCACCAAGTTATAGCAATTAAAATTGTTGTAAGAGGGTAAAATGAACGTaggatgaaatcatgttatttcttACATGTAACCATATATTTATGGGTTAAATGCAAAGACATAACAACATATTTTaatttatctattcataatagtATCGTAATTCGTTTAtttttatactttgaaaaatattatctaatTCCCTATTACAACATCATACTTTGAAAATTTATCTAATTCCCTATTACAACATCATACTTTGAAAATTTATCTAATTCCCTATTACAACATCATACTTTGAAAATTTATCTAATTATAGCGGCGTCCTTAAACTGTATTCGTTTCATTGCTATCATTGTGCATATTTTTTCAAATTACATTCAGTAAAGCAGTctaattcttgcatttaacccCCAAAAGAATGAAACTATAttgctatttcttgtatttaacccccaaaaaatataaaacagccaaaacaaaattttcagtaACATTATCTTAGTAAGAAAAAACTGACCGTAGGTTTTTCAAGTGTCTAAATAAGAAGATAAACttaaagtatgatgctattacaCTAGCATTTTAACCCTATATTTTTAAGCCAGAAACAGTTTATTTAAAATCATGCTCATCAACTAGCAATAATGGAGGAGAGATTCATATTTCCAACATCCAACATTCATCATATACATTCAaaaggaaaataaataaataaagaatgaATGCCATTCTTACTTgccaaaaaaataaaatgaaaccaTTGAATTTTCCTTCTCACAGATTGAGAAGATTTGAGATGGGGTTCCACCCCATGATCCATGGCCGATTATCAGAAGGAAGCACGAAATTAAGCTCAAACATTTCTTTAGACAAATTTCCACCTTCACGGAACCCAACAAGCTTTGCAACAATTTCTGCACTTTCTTGTACATGTTCAGCATCATGTGGATTTGTCCATAGTTTGCTTACAAATTGAATCCTACGTTGCTTTCCCTCGAGGGGTACGTCCCATTTCATGTATAGAAGTTCTCTTTCTTCTGTTGTCAAACGTGTCGTTAACCTCTTTGCTAGAAACTCCCTTTCACGCTTCAGTGATTTAAGGCTGCAGAAACAAATAATAGATACAGAGTTAGTCCCGGTCTCAGTCTCAGTCCAATACTTGTCAAACACAGTAGAAGATGAGAAATTAACCTTGAAGATATGGAGATTGTGGGCCCGTCTGTAGCACCACCGCGAGCCGGGGTTGCATTTCCATGTTCGGTTAAATGTTGTTCGAGCCAACTGAGTCGCCTCAGCTCGACTTCCATGTAAATCTCATCAGCTGGGTCTCCCTTAAATAGCATATAGAATTGAGTTCTATGGATGATCGAGACAAAACAGAGGTCCCATAATTCAATTATCTTCTGTCTTTGCTCTCTAAATGTTATATGCCATGGAACTGGGGACACCTCAGCTATATCTTCTGTGTTCTCATCATTTTCAACATCATATCCTGCTGCTTCATTAGCTTCCAACTCAAGCACCTGTATCCAACAAAATAGATGATTTAATCAACATTAAGCTAAATGTAATAATTAATTGGCTAGATTTGTCAAAAATAGAAAGTTGAATATGAGAGTGGAGCATTTATATTACCTGGCAAACAAGTAGCTGTTTTTGGTATTGTAGTTTGGCTACACGTTCTTTGAGCTCCGTTACATAAGTTCTTATGCTTCTCACGTTCTCTTCCGCTGCATTTTGAAACAATTTCTGCATTTTCCTCATATTAACAGAACTCGAACGTCGATGTGGAGTACCTTCCTCACTCTTCACCGGAGTCTCTTTCTCCGACACTGCCGGAGTGTCACCGGTGACAGTGTCATCGTTTTCCGGCGCTCTATTTTCACTTTCCGCATCAAATACATCCCGAGCAGATGAAAGAGGTGAACAAGGAGATCTTATAAAAGTCGGCTTGTTGACCGCATTGCTGGAGGTCAAAGGACTCGATTTTTTCTTCTTCGATTGATTTTTCATCTGATCGTTATTCGGAAGCGACATGATCAATTTATCGATCGACTTCTGGACATTttcgagttgttcttcaaggtTCGCGATGTTGCTCCCTTGAGAGTGAAGTCGAGTGATTTCGTCTTTTAGGTTAGCGCTAACGCTTTTGTTAACAGGGACGATGTTCTCAACGTCGACGTCTTTTGGCGGTGGTCGGATGGCGCACATATCGCGAATCTCCGCCTGTAATTTAGCGATTGTCTCGGCGGCGTCCTGGTTACCTTGGCGATGACACGCGACCTCTTTTTGAAGAACTTCTAGGGCTCTATTTGCTTCTTCACCTAACTGCTCTTGAAGGTGTTCTAGCTTCCTGATTTCGTGCATGAGTGTGAATGGAGCTGTTGAAGATTGACGCATGCTTTGTCGAACTGTTGTGTTTCGTGTTTTCTCGAAGCGCGTTGGTTCTTTTCCCTCGATGACTGATGGTAATGTCCCGGAAAACGAGAGACATTTTTTGGCTAATGGAAGTGATGATTGTGGTGGATTCGATACCTGTGAAGTGTTTATCGAGTTGAAAATTAAATTCAGTCAAATTGAACAAAACTCGGATTCCATAAAAACAAATCACATTGagaaaaagagaaagagaaaaggaacctttggttCTTCTTGAAGTTTACGACGTAGCTCATCCACTTGTGACACTGCCTGATCTCTTTGTCTCCTCAATTCTTCAATTTCCCTTTCCatctaaaaaataaaatgaatattaGAAGTCATAATCCTTGTAAAAAGCATGTCAAACACAGAGCAAAAATACCTGACGAATTTTAGAATCTTTCTCATTTGATGGATCGGGAGTACGTAACTCAGCTTCCAATCTAGAAACTTCCTTTTGCAAATGCTTAACCAATTGTTTATCCGAAACAACCTAATAAAAGATTTCAACCACAAAACAAGATTTTAGAAACTGGTAATAAATTtggagaaaaaaaatatatatatatttatttaccaTGTTAACTTGGGCATTATTTGTTACTTCCTTTGCTCGTGTAGCAAAAAAGAGAGTATTCCTCGACTGCTCCACATGGCTAGAGGCCGGGCTCAAAGTGCATATAATAGCAGTTCGAGCATTGCCACCTAGCGAATGTTGTAGTATGCGAGTCAACTTAGAGTCTCTGTATGGAATATGTCCACTTCTTTTTCCAACACTACAAACAACAATATCTTATTAGAGAAAAAACTTtatatttcaataaaaaaaaaatttaactaaTTAAAAATTTAACATATTGATATACCTGAGCTTCCTAATTACAGTTGTGAGAGTCATCAAGCTAAGATTGATATGACACCCTTCCCTGAGTCTAGCACCATCAGCATGTGTCTGTGATGCTCTTTCACTTCCAGCTAAATCTACAAAATTCTGCACAATATTAAAGTTAATAGTTAGTTTATGGTTTTAATAAATAACATGATTTATAGTTGATTTGAAAGGAAATGTATATTACCAGGCTTGAGACAAAGGATCTAACACAATCTGAAGTCTCCCGAAGTGTACTTTCAATTGTCTGCATTGAAGCCCAAATTTGTTACACATGACACAAAAGtcacaaaataataaataaaatatgtataCTTACGAGTCTTATTATTTGGTGTGATCGGGAACTAGTGTCATTTAAAGCAGTTTCGCCTACTTGTCTTTGAGCTGTAAAtcataaaaaacaaattaaaaggaAACAATGTCATTATGTCACGAAATATTTCAGTTAACAAGTTTCACTACTTCAATTTTATTTCATTTCTGTGAAAATATTGTATTATATGCTTACCTTCACAAACACTGATTAAACTTCTTAAATGTTTATCATCGGTTGCTGTTTCCTCCACTAACTTCTCAACTACTGTTCCTTTCTGCATGTAGGGTTACAGATCTTGTTAAgacaaaataaagaataaattcgCTATTTTTAAGGAAAAATATTATTGTATATATTAATTACCTCCGGATCATCTAGAAGCTTGAGATTGCGTCCAGATTCTGAATTCAGCAAGTCTCTTACATTTTCATTGTAGATTtctaagcctgatatctttattCTGAAGTCTCTTTCAGGAGTCTGTATAAACAACCCaaaataacatcaatttactttGGAATACAAtgtcttgataaaaaaaataaatgaaatagaagtaagatgttataataaacaaataaaatatggCACATAATTTACCTGCATTATGTGTTGATAAATATCATTGACAGCTTTTTCTGTGATTCCTCTCATAGTATATGTCTTTCCACTACTTGTTTGACCATAAGCAAATATGGTAGCTGTAAAACAGGGGAGATTAAATCAGTAAAACAGATATAACAATATTCAAGACAAGTAAAAAAGGTCATTAGAAAAAGGTACCATTGATGCCCATTAGAGCAGATAAAGCAACAGTCTTGACTCCATCCTCATAGACAGTTTCTGTGATTGTTGTAGGGCCAAAAACTTTATCTGCAAGAACACAAAGCTAGTTGAATTACATTAttgtatataattaaaattatatgattaacaATATCAGAAAATGAAGTTTACCAAATGTAAAGGAAGATGGTTGAGGCACACGCTCAAGAGGTAGTTGTGGTTTATATACAATAGAATGATCATCAATGCATTCCCATGATACATTGTCTTTTGCCAGCTGTTCCCTTTTATTTAAAGGTCTCAATCGAACTGTTACAACAATTTTCTCTTCACGCACTCTTGATCCTCCAGGTGTTTGTATTGGTGTTTTTTCAATTTTTGAAATCGGTGTCCCAGGAACACTTCTTACTGACATCTTGTGTAGTTATCCAGTTATCCAATTGCTTATCTGTTTAGTGATTAGAGATTAGTAAAGTCTAGCCATGAACACTGTTAAAGACATGTAGACTTGTTAATTGATGTGTTTCCAAAAGAAGACATCATTCCTTAATTGGTCAAGTCTTACCCAATTATTCATCTGTTTAAACAGAAAACATCATTCCAAGCTGATGGAATTCATGTTTTCTGCCATTTTAAAGTTGCAAAGCCAATTGTTGACTATATATTTGGGCATATATAAAGCCATGAAATTGTCCTTAAACATCAAGTTCACTTATAAGATGCTAACAGACTGAACCAAATCAAACCGGATTTAAGATGAAAAATCAATTCAATTTTTTATTGTAACACAATAATATCTCCTTGATTTATCAAAACATGCCATACCAAGCTCATAAAATCATTAACTAAAGTGTGCTTTAATTAGTCAACTTTTTTCTCATTAGCAGACGCCTCATTTCAAATCAATTTCAGAACTTCGTCCAAGCATCTGCTGGCGATTTCAGCTTATCATAAAAAAATTGGATAACGAGCGCATAAATCTCTATAAATCTATCGAAACAGTTTCAGCATCCAAAAATAGAGAAAGTAACCGGATAGTTTCCTAAAATTTCAACTCATCGCTGTCGGATTCCAcaatttcaaactgacttttcgtATTTCAACTAAGAATGAGAAAACAAAACATAGATCTACAATCGCAATTCAGCTATATATGGA
This window encodes:
- the LOC111908519 gene encoding kinesin-like protein NACK1, whose amino-acid sequence is MSVRSVPGTPISKIEKTPIQTPGGSRVREEKIVVTVRLRPLNKREQLAKDNVSWECIDDHSIVYKPQLPLERVPQPSSFTFDKVFGPTTITETVYEDGVKTVALSALMGINATIFAYGQTSSGKTYTMRGITEKAVNDIYQHIMQTPERDFRIKISGLEIYNENVRDLLNSESGRNLKLLDDPEKGTVVEKLVEETATDDKHLRSLISVCEAQRQVGETALNDTSSRSHQIIRLTIESTLRETSDCVRSFVSSLNFVDLAGSERASQTHADGARLREGCHINLSLMTLTTVIRKLSVGKRSGHIPYRDSKLTRILQHSLGGNARTAIICTLSPASSHVEQSRNTLFFATRAKEVTNNAQVNMVVSDKQLVKHLQKEVSRLEAELRTPDPSNEKDSKIRQMEREIEELRRQRDQAVSQVDELRRKLQEEPKVSNPPQSSLPLAKKCLSFSGTLPSVIEGKEPTRFEKTRNTTVRQSMRQSSTAPFTLMHEIRKLEHLQEQLGEEANRALEVLQKEVACHRQGNQDAAETIAKLQAEIRDMCAIRPPPKDVDVENIVPVNKSVSANLKDEITRLHSQGSNIANLEEQLENVQKSIDKLIMSLPNNDQMKNQSKKKKSSPLTSSNAVNKPTFIRSPCSPLSSARDVFDAESENRAPENDDTVTGDTPAVSEKETPVKSEEGTPHRRSSSVNMRKMQKLFQNAAEENVRSIRTYVTELKERVAKLQYQKQLLVCQVLELEANEAAGYDVENDENTEDIAEVSPVPWHITFREQRQKIIELWDLCFVSIIHRTQFYMLFKGDPADEIYMEVELRRLSWLEQHLTEHGNATPARGGATDGPTISISSSLKSLKREREFLAKRLTTRLTTEERELLYMKWDVPLEGKQRRIQFVSKLWTNPHDAEHVQESAEIVAKLVGFREGGNLSKEMFELNFVLPSDNRPWIMGWNPISNLLNL